Proteins encoded together in one Lachnospiraceae bacterium JLR.KK008 window:
- a CDS encoding DUF6033 family protein — translation MMDMNHAPVMTENSQAAAPEYFATQGNKKNNKANYGRTVGEPQLSEKAEQYYSELKKKYGNMDFILVSRDMKAQTHAQAATYGNPSRMVVLIDEDKIERMAEDENYRKHYEGIIQNAALQMERSKAKLGTNAGSVKSGGVNASGSGPSSFFAAVDKAFAAQQKMIKKKAEKKAAEKKKAAKEAGKKRAEQRLEKRAEKKSAEQKRAAQKQEAAETEAKRLENREEIVTVTAVSAEELVDKINDVLFEGMSDSVFTEEEMMVGQHFDSRF, via the coding sequence ATGATGGATATGAATCATGCACCGGTTATGACTGAAAACAGTCAGGCGGCTGCACCGGAATATTTCGCCACTCAGGGAAATAAGAAAAATAACAAGGCGAATTATGGAAGAACGGTGGGAGAGCCGCAGCTGAGTGAGAAGGCGGAGCAATATTACAGCGAACTGAAAAAGAAATACGGCAACATGGACTTTATACTTGTGAGCCGTGACATGAAGGCGCAGACACATGCGCAGGCTGCCACGTATGGCAATCCAAGCCGGATGGTCGTTCTGATCGACGAGGACAAGATCGAGCGGATGGCAGAGGACGAAAACTACAGGAAACATTATGAAGGCATCATACAAAATGCGGCATTGCAGATGGAACGGTCAAAGGCAAAGCTGGGGACGAATGCCGGCAGTGTGAAGTCAGGCGGGGTCAATGCCAGTGGCAGCGGGCCAAGTTCGTTCTTTGCGGCGGTCGACAAAGCGTTTGCCGCACAGCAGAAGATGATCAAAAAGAAAGCGGAGAAAAAAGCCGCAGAAAAGAAAAAAGCAGCCAAAGAGGCCGGGAAAAAGCGCGCGGAGCAAAGGCTCGAGAAGCGTGCGGAAAAGAAAAGTGCCGAACAAAAACGTGCGGCTCAGAAACAGGAAGCCGCAGAGACGGAAGCGAAACGCCTGGAAAACAGAGAGGAGATTGTCACCGTAACAGCGGTATCCGCGGAGGAACTGGTCGACAAGATCAATGATGTTTTGTTTGAAGGCATGAGTGATTCCGTGTTTACCGAGGAAGAGATGATGGTAGGCCAGCATTTCGATTCGCGGTTTTAG
- a CDS encoding calcium/sodium antiporter: MNVMLVVILLLIGIVFIVRGGDYFVDAASWTAEVSGIPKLIIGATIVSLATTLPEVLVSLMAAGKGKVDMSIGNAVGSVTANIGLIMALSLICIPFVIRRKDYLCKVILLLSAAVLIVASGLRGQMDPVIAAAMFVIFVVFFWENVAQARRAMKEEGEKAEVQKRRTIGRREVVVNIVKFVVGTVGIVWGADLLVDNGSELARLAGISERVIGITIIAIGTSLPELITTITAILKKQSSLSVGNIIGANIIDLTLILPLCALVSGKPLPITASFALFDLPACLLVSCIALLPAMIFKKFQRWQGVFLLVVYGGYLLVSCTA, from the coding sequence ATGAATGTGATGCTGGTAGTGATTCTGTTACTCATAGGGATCGTGTTTATCGTCCGGGGCGGCGATTATTTTGTGGACGCTGCGTCGTGGACCGCGGAGGTCAGCGGTATCCCCAAACTCATCATAGGGGCAACGATCGTCAGCCTGGCCACGACACTTCCGGAGGTACTTGTCTCTCTGATGGCGGCGGGAAAAGGAAAAGTCGATATGTCCATCGGCAATGCCGTGGGAAGTGTGACGGCTAACATCGGCCTGATTATGGCGCTCTCTCTGATCTGCATTCCATTTGTGATACGGAGAAAAGACTATCTGTGTAAAGTGATCCTTCTGCTTTCAGCGGCTGTTCTCATTGTGGCATCGGGGCTGCGGGGACAGATGGACCCGGTGATCGCCGCCGCCATGTTTGTAATCTTTGTCGTGTTTTTCTGGGAGAATGTTGCGCAGGCGAGACGCGCTATGAAAGAAGAGGGTGAAAAGGCAGAGGTTCAAAAAAGGCGGACCATTGGCAGAAGAGAAGTGGTGGTCAATATTGTCAAGTTTGTCGTCGGCACAGTCGGCATCGTCTGGGGCGCAGATCTTCTCGTGGACAATGGGAGTGAGCTGGCGCGGCTGGCCGGGATCTCAGAGCGAGTGATCGGTATCACGATCATTGCCATTGGCACTTCCCTGCCGGAGCTGATCACAACAATCACCGCAATCCTCAAAAAGCAGTCTTCCTTATCTGTAGGAAATATTATCGGCGCCAATATCATAGACCTGACGCTCATATTGCCTCTCTGTGCGCTTGTGTCCGGCAAACCGCTTCCGATTACGGCATCATTTGCGCTCTTTGATCTTCCGGCCTGTCTGCTTGTGAGCTGCATCGCGCTGCTCCCGGCGATGATCTTTAAGAAATTTCAGAGGTGGCAGGGTGTGTTTCTGCTTGTCGTCTATGGCGGGTATCTGCTGGTATCGTGCACGGCCTGA